GCAATCTTCCCGAAGAATGTCTCGGACTGCCATGAGAAGATCCTTGTCCCGTTCCGTTACCTAAAGGGGAGAAATACAGTAGAATCAAGACTTACTTGTGTCATTCCGAAATAACCTTCAGTCACCACAGTAATAAAATGAAAGATCAGTCTCAAAATCTTTCATTcttgtatgctgagcactttgcTTGTGTCCCACATCCCATCAGCCTCAGGGTCAATGTGTTTGATGAGCTTCGCATAGCACTTAGATATCACAGAGGAACtatgtgctgctgctgctgcttacaTGGTAGACCTCATCCTGACATTTGACCTTGCGGAACACCAAGCCTTCATCCTGCAGGATCTGAAGGCTCTTCTGGAGTAGCTCCCTGAGCTGTTTGAAAGATGTTGGTGGACCCGATGATGGACCAGCCTCAGGCTCCTAGCATCGAATCAGATTTGGAAAAAAAATACAGTCCCACTTTAAAATGAACAACTTAAAAGCTTAATGATGCCTTCGTAAACCCTTTATAAGGCCTACATAGATGTCCATAGATGTTCTACCTGTTCTGATGCAGTCTTCTGAGATTGTCTGGAGACCAGAGGCTGTAGAAGGTCCTGGACATCATAGGGTCTGAACCTGGTGACTTCTTTCTCTTTCAGGAAGTCCTTCAGGATACGAGTGGCTCTGCCAAGCAGGTAGGAAGCAGAACCACTGCAGGAATACCAAATAAGCCATAAAGATATCCACAAAAATGTCAGTAAATCAAAGTTTGACGTAAATATCATACATAACAGCCTAAATTATACTGCACCTCACTGACCGGCAATTGAATACAGCTAAAGAGATTATTACCCTTGAATGTTCTGTGCACTGCTGTCCAGATGGAATGGTTTATCATAGCACTGTCTGTAGAGCTGAGGAACCTCCATCATCCAGGATATCTGGACCGCCATCACCGGGTCTGACACTTTATCTACATCCAACGAATTAGAGATTGTATGGACAACAATAACTCAGGTTTAATAAACTGTGTATAGTTGCGAAatgcagaagtgtgtgtgtgtgtccatatgcgCATGACCATGCATGCCTGCGTCTGTGTGACCATATTCATGCGTGTCACCTCTCCACTCACAGTATGTAGAGGCCATTATCTCTCGCTGTTGTCTGGAGGTCTTGACGGGCCCTCGCACCCTGAGCAGTTCTCCTATCTCCAGGTGGGAGCTGCTGTGTTGGGCTTGCCGTAGTTTCTTCAGCTCGCTGGCTGGGTTGAAGTCTTCACAAGTGCTGCTACCGAAAGACCTCGCCCATACTGAAGATAATACACAGCCAACCGTGAACATGAACAGGGCTGACACACAGCTATAATGAGAATATCTGCACTTACGTGTAGCAGGGTCACCTTGCTCCCTCCACTGTTCATCTTTCCAGCAAAGGCTGTTTATAACACCAGTACCATCATCAACTGTGAAGCAATGATAACAGCAGCCATATTGGATTTACATGGACTCAATATTTGCATGTGGATGTTAGTTTGATATGAGGAGACAAAGTAGGAATATTTCAAACGAATCACTTGAGCTTCACGGTTACCTCCGTAACAGAAGAAGTCTTCTCGCTCTCGCTTGTACACCACAGTCCCGAGCACATCAACTTTGAATATCGGGTGAGAGTTGTAGAAGTATATCCCTAGGTTAGGGGAAGTGAAATGGGTTAGCTAGTGAAGCTGAATAAACATGACAGTGGCATTCATGTTGTCAAAACTGAAGGTAACAGTACCTGACACTTGACAGGACTCTCTCATATGTAGGATGTCTTTGACATAGAGCCTGTTGAAAGCGTTAAACATTGGGTCCAGTCCCCACAGCATTGAAGGCGGTTCCTCCCAGACACTATCCTCCTCTGGTTCTGTCGCTTCAGGCTGCATACCATCCTAGGCGACTCACTACACGCGATCAAAAACAACCAAAAGTAGCACGCTAACCTACTTAAGAAAGCTTTACTCGTCTCTCCCTCGCTTGGTTAATTTGTTTTGCTTCGTTTTCCCGGGAAATGTTTTGAGATTTGAGCAAATATTTGCACAGCTTCCGCAAAAGTCCGAGTTTCCGGTCACGTGAATAAGAAAATAGAGGAAAATAGAACAGATGAAATAAACCATGCATTTATGTAAACATCTTTTAATCGTGAAGGACGATTATTAATAGATGTAAATGTGG
This genomic window from Oncorhynchus kisutch isolate 150728-3 linkage group LG20, Okis_V2, whole genome shotgun sequence contains:
- the LOC109877972 gene encoding CST complex subunit STN1-like isoform X2 → MQPEATEPEEDSVWEEPPSMLWGLDPMFNAFNRLYVKDILHMRESCQVSGIYFYNSHPIFKVDVLGTVVYKREREDFFCYGVDDGTGVINSLCWKDEQWREQGDPATLWARSFGSSTCEDFNPASELKKLRQAQHSSSHLEIGELLRVRGPVKTSRQQREIMASTYYKVSDPVMAVQISWMMEVPQLYRQCYDKPFHLDSSAQNIQGGSASYLLGRATRILKDFLKEKEVTRFRPYDVQDLLQPLVSRQSQKTASEQEPEAGPSSGPPTSFKQLRELLQKSLQILQDEGLVFRKVKCQDEVYHVTERDKDLLMAVRDILREDCRREKYAEKGCHILHILSSVRQRYSRNVSKAALVLVLKALECNSDIISTSDSHYTIL
- the LOC109877972 gene encoding CST complex subunit STN1-like isoform X1 encodes the protein MQPEATEPEEDSVWEEPPSMLWGLDPMFNAFNRLYVKDILHMRESCQVSGIYFYNSHPIFKVDVLGTVVYKREREDFFCYGVDDGTGVINSLCWKDEQWREQGDPATRKCRYSHYSCVSALFMFTVGCVLSSVWARSFGSSTCEDFNPASELKKLRQAQHSSSHLEIGELLRVRGPVKTSRQQREIMASTYYKVSDPVMAVQISWMMEVPQLYRQCYDKPFHLDSSAQNIQGGSASYLLGRATRILKDFLKEKEVTRFRPYDVQDLLQPLVSRQSQKTASEQEPEAGPSSGPPTSFKQLRELLQKSLQILQDEGLVFRKVKCQDEVYHVTERDKDLLMAVRDILREDCRREKYAEKGCHILHILSSVRQRYSRNVSKAALVLVLKALECNSDIISTSDSHYTIL